A single window of Kitasatospora sp. HUAS MG31 DNA harbors:
- a CDS encoding nucleotidyl transferase AbiEii/AbiGii toxin family protein, whose translation MRGEGWSGTGGAARGAVLDHLLGLVAGSPRADHLVLRGSMTMPAWVGEAARAPADLDFLLLPELAVPVDPLDPHPYVDRLAEVQHWPEAADGAARYEIWRDGWEEYEVRGLRAVPPPEGTHWEVEPDPDDLGELLPALTDLIRRFPEAAPGLGLDPNGIRTDAGWTYDYSGGGYRFDTTAGEGGLRVLVPWQADGGGPEGVAQLDFAYGERLSVPPVWTLVPRGDGGPPALLRTASAEQSLAWKLRWLRADAADGRSRAKDLYDAVLLSERPGARLPGPAVGTAGGTGAGRAEVRVEEEDWRAFRSENPQVRGSAADWLRRLETALARTAAEVAAEG comes from the coding sequence GTGCGCGGCGAGGGGTGGAGCGGGACGGGCGGCGCGGCCCGCGGGGCGGTCCTCGATCATCTGCTGGGCCTGGTCGCGGGATCACCCCGGGCGGACCACCTGGTGCTGCGCGGCAGCATGACCATGCCGGCGTGGGTGGGGGAGGCGGCCCGCGCACCGGCCGACCTGGACTTCCTGCTGCTGCCAGAACTGGCCGTCCCCGTCGACCCGTTGGACCCGCACCCGTATGTGGACCGGCTCGCCGAGGTGCAGCACTGGCCGGAGGCCGCCGACGGCGCCGCCCGGTACGAGATCTGGCGGGACGGCTGGGAGGAGTACGAGGTCCGCGGGCTGCGGGCGGTCCCACCGCCCGAGGGGACGCACTGGGAGGTCGAACCCGACCCCGACGACCTCGGCGAGCTGCTGCCGGCGCTGACCGACCTGATCCGCCGCTTCCCGGAGGCGGCCCCGGGCCTCGGCCTCGACCCGAACGGGATACGGACGGACGCCGGTTGGACGTACGACTACAGCGGCGGCGGGTACCGGTTCGACACCACGGCCGGGGAGGGCGGGCTGCGGGTCCTGGTCCCGTGGCAGGCCGACGGCGGCGGGCCGGAGGGTGTGGCGCAGTTGGACTTCGCGTACGGCGAGCGGCTGTCCGTCCCGCCGGTGTGGACGCTCGTACCGCGCGGGGACGGCGGCCCGCCCGCGCTGCTGCGGACCGCGAGCGCGGAGCAGTCGCTGGCGTGGAAGCTGAGGTGGCTGCGCGCCGACGCCGCGGACGGGCGGTCGCGCGCCAAGGACCTGTACGACGCCGTGCTGCTGTCCGAGCGGCCGGGTGCCCGGCTTCCGGGCCCGGCGGTCGGTACCGCCGGCGGAACGGGGGCGGGAAGGGCGGAGGTGCGGGTCGAGGAGGAGGACTGGAGGGCTTTCCGGTCGGAGAACCCGCAGGTCCGGGGATCGGCCGCGGACTGGCTGCGGCGCCTGGAGACCGCGCTGGCCCGGACGGCGGCGGAGGTGGCGGCGGAGGGGTAG
- a CDS encoding NAD(P)-dependent alcohol dehydrogenase, which yields MYGPADLLEFRDIPKPSPAEDEVLIEVRATGLNAADRLLMHGEPFAVRVMAGGPRRPRADHVLGRAVAGRVAEAGVRVTTLRPGDEVYAECTGALAEYVSAPAQLVAPKPASLGFAQAATLPVAATAALQALRDCGQVREDQRVLVNGASGGVGTFAVQIAAAYGARVTAVCATRNLGLVRSLGAVEAVDCTREDFTAATGRYDVILDLVGDHPLGALRRALVPSGTLVLSAGTGGRWLGPTRRLAAALMVSPFVQQRLRPFAASRTRDDLIVLDRMVATGDLHAVIGRIYPFAEAITALHHLDHGHPVGNLVVTT from the coding sequence TTGTACGGCCCGGCGGACCTGCTGGAGTTCCGGGACATCCCGAAGCCCTCGCCCGCCGAGGACGAGGTGCTGATCGAGGTCCGGGCCACCGGGCTGAACGCCGCCGACCGGCTGCTGATGCACGGCGAGCCCTTCGCCGTCCGCGTCATGGCGGGCGGCCCGCGGCGGCCCCGGGCCGACCACGTCCTCGGCCGGGCGGTGGCGGGCCGGGTGGCGGAGGCCGGGGTCCGGGTGACCACCCTGCGGCCGGGCGACGAGGTGTACGCGGAGTGCACCGGCGCCCTCGCCGAGTACGTCAGCGCGCCGGCTCAGCTGGTCGCGCCGAAGCCCGCCTCGCTGGGCTTCGCGCAGGCGGCGACGCTGCCGGTGGCCGCCACCGCGGCGCTCCAGGCGCTGCGGGACTGCGGGCAGGTCCGCGAGGACCAGCGGGTGCTGGTCAACGGCGCCTCGGGCGGGGTCGGGACCTTCGCCGTCCAGATCGCCGCCGCGTACGGGGCCCGGGTCACGGCCGTCTGCGCCACCCGGAACCTCGGTCTGGTCCGCTCCCTGGGCGCCGTGGAGGCCGTCGACTGCACCCGCGAGGACTTCACCGCCGCCACCGGCCGCTACGACGTCATCCTCGACCTGGTCGGCGACCACCCGCTGGGCGCGCTGCGCCGCGCCCTCGTTCCGTCCGGCACCCTGGTCCTCTCCGCGGGGACCGGCGGCCGCTGGCTCGGCCCGACCCGGCGGCTGGCCGCGGCGCTGATGGTCTCGCCGTTCGTCCAGCAGCGGCTGCGGCCCTTCGCGGCCAGCCGGACCCGCGACGACCTGATCGTCCTCGACCGCATGGTCGCCACCGGCGACCTCCACGCCGTGATCGGTCGGATCTACCCTTTCGCCGAGGCCATCACCGCCCTCCACCACCTCGACCACGGTCACCCGGTCGGCAACCTGGTTGTCACCACCTGA